CCCAGTCCTCGCTGAACAACGGCGACACCATCGAGCTGGGCCACGTGAAGCTGCGCTTCATTGGCGCGGGCGAATCGGCCAGCGCGGTCAGCGCGGGTGGCCGGTCCAAGCTGCCCCTGGTTGCGGCGTTCGTGGCGCTCCTCCTCATTGTGGGCGGCGCCGCCTTCTTCTTGCTCAAGCCGAGCAACCCGGGTCCCGTGCAGCCAACGCCGGGCCCCGTGGCGCAGCCTCCGAATCCCGACCCGGAGCCCACCGACACCGCCGCCGCGGATCCGGCGAAGCGGCTGGCCGAGCGCATCCAGGAGGCGCAGAAGTACTTCGACGACAACAACCTGGAGCGGGCCGAGGACGCTCTGAACAACACCCGGAACCCGGACGGCACCTGGCCCCCCGAGGCGCAGAAGCTGGCCGGGCAGATCGCCGACGAGCGCAAGGCCGGTGACATGGTCGCCGAGGCCAAGCGCGCCTTCGAGGATCAGCGCTACGACGAGGCGGAGAAGCTGCTGAAGGAGGCCAAGGACTCCACCATCTTCGGCGTGGAGCGGGATCAGCTGCTCAACCGCATCGAGGAGGCGCGCAAGGCGGCTGCCGCCAAGCCGGAGACGGGCACCCCGCCCGCGCCGGTGGCCACGCCCACCCCCACGCCCCCGCCCGCGGCGACGCCTACGCCTACGCCCAAGCCTCCTCCGACTCAGCAGGCGGCCGTCAACCGCGAGGAAGAGGCGGCCACCGCGCGGGAAGACGCTAGGAAGCTGATCATCAAAAAGCAGTTCCCAGAAGCGCGCAACCGGGCTTCCCGGTGCCTCGAGCTGACGCCGGCCGACGCCGACTGCCAGCTGCTCAAGGGCCTGAGCTACGCCCACGAGAACCAGTGGACCGTCGCCACTCCCTTCCTCAAGCGCTTCCTGGAGCTGGCACCGGACCACAAGCTCGCACCGAAGATCCGGGACAGTCTCAAGCGCCTGGAAGAGACAGACAACTCAGGCAAGTAACCGAGGTCCCCACCCGCAGCAGCGAGGAGAGGCTGTGCAGATTCGCATCTTGGTGGTCGATGATGAGCAGGACAACTGCGACTACCTGAAGCTGGTGCTGACCCGCGAGGGCTATGAGGTCGTCACCACGACGGATCCCACCCAGACGGTGGACATCCTGCGAGGGTCCGACTTCCACCTCGTCATCCTGGACATGATGATGCCGCAGATGTCCGGGACCGAGGTGCTGGAGCTGATTCGCAAGTACGACACGGACATCGCCGTGATTGTCGCCACGGCGTACCCCACGGTGGACACGGCGGTGGCCTCGCTCAAGGCGCAGGCTTCCGACTACGTGAAGAAGCCGATGGAGCCGGATCAGTTCATCAGCGCCGTGCGCAACGCCCTGCAGAAGAAGGGCCTGTCGCAGGATCCCGAGGCGGACCTGCACCGCGCCATCGGCCGCGTCATCCGCGACGCGCGCAAGACGCAGGAGCTCACGCTCAAGCAGCTCGCGCGCCGCACCGGCCTGTCCGTGTCGCTGCTGTCCCAGATCGAGCGCGCCGAGTCCTCGGCGTCCATCTCGTCGCTCTACAAGATCGCCTCCGCGCTGCAGCTGCGCATGGGCGAGCTGTTCGGCGACACCTGAGCCGCGCTAGCGGCCCTTGAAGGCGGGCGGGCGTTTCTCCAGGAACGCCGCCCTGCCCTCCTTGGCGTCCTCGCTGGCGAAGGCGGCGGCCCGCAGGGACCGAGCCCGCGCGCGCTCCTCTTCCCCGAGCGCCGGCCGCCCCAGCAGCCCGAACACCTCCTTCATCCCCGCCACCGCCAGCGGCGCGTGCGAGGCCAGCGTCTGGCACAGCTGAAGCGCGTGCGCCTCGGCCTCCTGCGCGGGAAGGCATGCGTCCAGCAAGCCCCAGTCGAGCGCCGTCTCTCCGTCCAGCTTGCGCGCGGTGAGGAAGAGCGAGCGGGCCCGGGCCAGCCCCACCAGCCGCGTGGCGCGCGCCATGCCGTCCAGCGAGTACACCAGGCCCAGGCGCGCCGGCGGCATGCAGAAGACGGTCTCTGGAGTGCCCACGCGGAAGTCGCAGGAGCTGGCGAGATCGAACCCCGCGCCGAAGGCTGCGCCCTGCACCAGCGCCACGCTGGGCACCGGGTGGCGCTCCAGGCGCGAGAGGAACGCCATCAGCGGCTCGTCCGGCAAGCGCCCGTCCGAGGCCGGAGGCCCCAGGTGCGTCAAGTCATAGCCGGAGCAGAAGGTGCCCCCCGCCCCGCGCACCAGGAAGGCGCGAATGGCAGGAGGCGGAGAGAGCGCCGCATCCAGCAACCCCAGGAGGCGATCATCCAGCGCGTTCTTCCGCGCCGGGTTGGACAGGGTAAGCACGCGGACGCCGTCCGCGCGGTCCTCCACCTCCACCGTGGGCTGCTGCATGGCCGTGGTTCCTTGGCTAGCCGAGCACCACGAGGACGTCGCCCTCGGTGACCGGCTGGGCCTCCTTGCAGCGAACCTCCTTCACCGTGCCGCCTTCGGTGGCCTCCACCGGCATCTCCATCTTCATGGACTCGAGGATGACGAGGGTTTGGCCCGGCTCCACCTTATCGCCCACCTTCACCTCGATCTTCCACACGGTCCCGGTGATGTGCGCCGCCACGTCCGCCATACGGTGTTGCCTCCTCGCGCGCGTCGAGCGCCGAAGTTGGAAGGGTTGCCTGCCGCGCGCAGCCTACGGCTTCGCGTGGTTCTCCAGGAAGCGCGTATCGAGCTGCCCCGCCTGGAACGCCGCGTCCCGGAGGATGCGCAGGTGCAGGGGGATGTTCGTCTTGATGCCCTCGATGCGGAAGCTCTCCAGCGCCGCGATGGAGCGCTGGATGGCCTCCGCCCGCGTGGCGCCCGACACGATGAGCTTGGCGATCATCGGGTCGTAGTTCGGAGTGACGGTGTTGCCCTCGGCGTAGCCCGAGTCCAGGCGCACGCCCTCGCCCGTGGGTGGCACGAACACCTTGAGCGGCCCAGGCGACGGGAAGAACTTCACCGGATCCTCCGCGTAGATGCGGAACTCGAGCGCCGCCCCGCGCCGCTTCACGTCCTCTTGGCGCACGGTGAGCTTCTCGCCGGCCGCGATGCGCAGCTGCCAGCCGATGAGATCCAGCCCCGTGGTCAGCTCCGTCACCGGGTGCTCCACCTGGAGCCGGGCGTTCATCTCGATGAAGTAGACGTTGCCGTCCGAGTACAGGAACTCCACCGTGCCCGCGTTCGCGTAGCCGAAGGCCTTGGCCGCCGTCACCGCTGCAGTGAACAGCTGCTGCGCCAGCTCCGCGTTCTTCCCATCCGCGAACAGCGGCGAGGGCGCCTCCTCCACCACCTTCTGGTGGCGCCGCTGGATGGAGCACTCGCGCTCCAGGCAGTGGATGAGGTGGCCGTGGTTATCGCCGAGGATCTGCACCTCGATGTGGCGCGGCGCCGGGAAGTAGCGCTCCAGGTACACGCCCTCGCGCCCGAAGGCCGCCTTCGCGCGGTCCGTGCATTGGCGGAACACCTTCTCCAGCTCGGCCGGGTCCTTCGCCGCGGCCATGCCGATGCCGCCGCCACCGCCCGCGGCCTTGCAGAGCACCGGGTAGCCGATGCGCTCGGCCGCCGACACAGCGCTGCCCACGTCCGGCAGCACGTCCTCGGTGCCCGGCACCACCGGCACGCCCGCGGCCGCCACCAGCTTGCGCGCCTGGCTCTTGTCCTTCATCCGCATCATCGCCTCGGGCGGAGGGCCCACGAAGGTGATGCCGGCCTCGGTGCAGGCGCGCGCGAACTCCGCGTTCTCCGACACGAAGCCGTAGCCCGGGTGCACGGCCTGCGCTCCCGTCTTCTTGGCCGCCTCGAGGATGGCGGGGATGTGGAGGTAGCTGTCCTTGGCGGGCGCGGGGCCAATGCGCACCGCCTCGTCCGCCTCCTTCACGAAGGGCAGATCCGCGTCCGCATCCGAGTAGACGGCAACCGTGGAGATTCCCATGCTGCGGGCCACCGCCCCGATGCGGCGGGAAATCTCACCCCGGTTGGCAATGAGCAGTTTCTTGAACATGTCGATACACCCCGGGTCGCGAAGGGCGGCCAACCTAACCGCCGCCCCCTGCCCTGACAAGCCACCAGCCCAGCAGCCAACACAGGCATGTACAAGGGCGTACAACCACGTCACACCGTTGCGGTGATCCGGGCCGCTGGCGTACCTTGCCGACACCTTGAAGCGCAACGAGACAGGCGGCACCGGGACGGTGGTGGATCTCCAGGGAGCTCGGCGTGAGCGGAGGCTGGACCTCTATCGCGCGCGGCTCGCGGATCGCATGGCGGACAACCGCGCGATGCTGGAGACGCTGTACAAGGGTGGCACCCTCTTCTCTCCCGAGGGCACCCGCCAGGGCCGTGCCCTGCTCAAGGCCCGCCAGCTGCTGCAGCGCGTCAACACCCTTGTGGAGCTGCTGTCCGGTGAGGGAGTGACGCCTCCGCCGCGCCTGCCCGCCCGGGTTGAGGAAGTCTACGAGGAGCTGGACACGCTGCTCGCCCGGAGCGACGCGCTGTCCGGCCGGGATGGGGCCAGCGTGGCCCGCCTTCCCCGCAGCTAGCGAAGCGCTTCACGTGGGCGAACCGCCCCCTATACCCCTGGCTCCGGGGGAAGGGGGCCCACTCGAAGCGGTTGGCGTAAGCTACCGGCTCGCCGGTGCCCCAGCGGACTCCCCCCACTGGCGTGGCCTCGAGAATTTCATGCAGACGCCTGCCCCTCCTGGGGGGCTGTTCAAGAGCCCTGCAGGACCGCACGTGGTGCTCTCGGTGGTCTTCGTCGCGGTCTACCCCATGGACATCGTCATCCTGGGCCGCGCAGATCGGCACACGCTGGTGCTCCGGTGCGTCTGGGCCGTCATCCACGCGGCCTATGCCTTCTGGGCCCACTGCGCCCCCGCGCGCTGGTATCGCCCGTGGAGCCTGCTCAACAGCCTGGCCGACACCCTCTTCTTCCTGGGGCTCATTCACCTCACGGGCGGCGCCGCGAGCCCCTACTTCCCCCTGCTGGTCAGCACCCCCATCCTCCTGGCGCAGGTCTACCCCGTCCATCTGGTGGCCAACCTCCTGGTCGGAGCCGTGACAGGAGGGGGTGCCCTGCTCATGATGCAGGGCGCGGGCCGCTCTTGGATCGACGCGCTCTTCTGGTGCTTCCTGTGCGTGGGCGCCGCGGTGCTTGGACTGTACGTGGCGCACCAGACCCGGCGAGTCATCGCGGCGGAGGAGCGCGCCAGCGTCGAGCAGGCCCGGCGCGAGGCCATCGAGCGGGTGGCGAGGCAGGAGTTCACCCGCGCCCGATCCGAGAAGCTGGCCACACTCGGGAGGCTGGCGGCCAACGTGCTGCACGAGCTCAACAACCCGCTGGCGTTCGTGCGCGTCAACCTCGACTTCCTCCGGCAGGAGCTGCGCGCCCTGCCTCCGGAAGACACCCAACCCCTGATGGAGGCGCTCGAGGACACTCACACCGGCGTCGAGCGCATCCGGCAGATCGCCGCGGACCTGAAGGGCTTCTCCCGCATGGACGAGGAGGGCCCTGACCGCTGCGCTCTGGCGGACGTCGTGCCGAGCACCCTGCGCATCGCCTCGCTGCGGCTCAAGCACGTGGAGCAGGTGCGGGTGGTTCTCCCCGAGAACCTGCCCGAGGTGTACGCCAGCCCTCAGCGCCTGGCCCAGGTGCTGCTCAACCTCCTGGTGAACGCGGGGGATGCGCTCGCGGAGCGGAAGGAGGGCGCCGAG
The nucleotide sequence above comes from Hyalangium minutum. Encoded proteins:
- a CDS encoding FHA domain-containing protein, yielding MLKLIIEDDEGRKTVVPFVREEITIGRQEGNTIRLTERNVSRRHARLMRQNGHVVVEDLGSSNGTRINGERISGQSTVKDGDLIQIGDYDLALQSDVAAAARPQRTVTAELAPEEMESSAAEAETEAESPIAEQGEGDEEESPAPPTAEQRRHSTAIIKMDQVEGNRARKVQDLDAEDAPRLVVLSSEFKGQEYSCIRTEMKIGRTEDNDIVIDHRSLSRTHAKLVREESGEWRILDMQSANGMTVNGEPYAQSSLNNGDTIELGHVKLRFIGAGESASAVSAGGRSKLPLVAAFVALLLIVGGAAFFLLKPSNPGPVQPTPGPVAQPPNPDPEPTDTAAADPAKRLAERIQEAQKYFDDNNLERAEDALNNTRNPDGTWPPEAQKLAGQIADERKAGDMVAEAKRAFEDQRYDEAEKLLKEAKDSTIFGVERDQLLNRIEEARKAAAAKPETGTPPAPVATPTPTPPPAATPTPTPKPPPTQQAAVNREEEAATAREDARKLIIKKQFPEARNRASRCLELTPADADCQLLKGLSYAHENQWTVATPFLKRFLELAPDHKLAPKIRDSLKRLEETDNSGK
- a CDS encoding response regulator, yielding MQIRILVVDDEQDNCDYLKLVLTREGYEVVTTTDPTQTVDILRGSDFHLVILDMMMPQMSGTEVLELIRKYDTDIAVIVATAYPTVDTAVASLKAQASDYVKKPMEPDQFISAVRNALQKKGLSQDPEADLHRAIGRVIRDARKTQELTLKQLARRTGLSVSLLSQIERAESSASISSLYKIASALQLRMGELFGDT
- a CDS encoding enoyl-CoA hydratase/isomerase family protein, with protein sequence MQQPTVEVEDRADGVRVLTLSNPARKNALDDRLLGLLDAALSPPPAIRAFLVRGAGGTFCSGYDLTHLGPPASDGRLPDEPLMAFLSRLERHPVPSVALVQGAAFGAGFDLASSCDFRVGTPETVFCMPPARLGLVYSLDGMARATRLVGLARARSLFLTARKLDGETALDWGLLDACLPAQEAEAHALQLCQTLASHAPLAVAGMKEVFGLLGRPALGEEERARARSLRAAAFASEDAKEGRAAFLEKRPPAFKGR
- a CDS encoding biotin/lipoyl-binding carrier protein translates to MADVAAHITGTVWKIEVKVGDKVEPGQTLVILESMKMEMPVEATEGGTVKEVRCKEAQPVTEGDVLVVLG
- a CDS encoding acetyl-CoA carboxylase biotin carboxylase subunit; this translates as MFKKLLIANRGEISRRIGAVARSMGISTVAVYSDADADLPFVKEADEAVRIGPAPAKDSYLHIPAILEAAKKTGAQAVHPGYGFVSENAEFARACTEAGITFVGPPPEAMMRMKDKSQARKLVAAAGVPVVPGTEDVLPDVGSAVSAAERIGYPVLCKAAGGGGGIGMAAAKDPAELEKVFRQCTDRAKAAFGREGVYLERYFPAPRHIEVQILGDNHGHLIHCLERECSIQRRHQKVVEEAPSPLFADGKNAELAQQLFTAAVTAAKAFGYANAGTVEFLYSDGNVYFIEMNARLQVEHPVTELTTGLDLIGWQLRIAAGEKLTVRQEDVKRRGAALEFRIYAEDPVKFFPSPGPLKVFVPPTGEGVRLDSGYAEGNTVTPNYDPMIAKLIVSGATRAEAIQRSIAALESFRIEGIKTNIPLHLRILRDAAFQAGQLDTRFLENHAKP
- a CDS encoding sensor histidine kinase encodes the protein MQTPAPPGGLFKSPAGPHVVLSVVFVAVYPMDIVILGRADRHTLVLRCVWAVIHAAYAFWAHCAPARWYRPWSLLNSLADTLFFLGLIHLTGGAASPYFPLLVSTPILLAQVYPVHLVANLLVGAVTGGGALLMMQGAGRSWIDALFWCFLCVGAAVLGLYVAHQTRRVIAAEERASVEQARREAIERVARQEFTRARSEKLATLGRLAANVLHELNNPLAFVRVNLDFLRQELRALPPEDTQPLMEALEDTHTGVERIRQIAADLKGFSRMDEEGPDRCALADVVPSTLRIASLRLKHVEQVRVVLPENLPEVYASPQRLAQVLLNLLVNAGDALAERKEGAEVLLTARHEHGHITLLVEDNGPGIPPHVLPRLFEPFFTTKGPELGTGLGLALSRELIEKFHGSLTAENRPEGGACMRLVLQVWSPAPERALPV